Proteins encoded together in one Benincasa hispida cultivar B227 chromosome 1, ASM972705v1, whole genome shotgun sequence window:
- the LOC120079564 gene encoding transcription initiation factor TFIID subunit 8-like, translating into MAASKPYTKPTLPPVIPNITMVGATQNPLPTYVHNAPSPAVRPPPPLSIEPFATIYPVESEAWSQPPHSPILISSPSMPHTLVGTPPFTPPIPPSDSLVSERNLEELAELARLDKQEVFNAILASLNQSQEEEQMMRSDPPNASLELDEAERYAMMLEEELEEEQREEEEEMEEENKEGRIGPDASLPRPSDVNEGPLR; encoded by the coding sequence ATGGCCGCCTCCAAACCCTACACTAAGCCTACCCTACCACCAGTCATTCCTAACATCACTATGGTGGGTGCAACGCAAAATCCACTCCCAACCTACGTCCACAACGCACCGTCACCAGCTGTGCGTCCACCACCTCCACTTTCTATAGAGCCCTTCGCCACGATTTATCCAGTGGAATCAGAAGCTTGGAGCCAACCACCTCATTCGCCCATCCTCATATCTTCCCCTAGCATGCCTCATACCTTAGTGGGCACCCCTCCATTTACTCCACCCATACCACCCTCTGACAGTCTTGTGTCAGAGCGCAATCTTGAAGAGTTGGCTGAATTGGCTCGACTGGACAAACAAGAGGTTTTTAATGCGATCTTGGCGTCCCTCAATCAAAGCCAAGAGGAAGAGCAGATGATGCGTTCAGACCCACCTAACGCATCACTTGAGTTAGACGAAGCAGAGCGGTATGCTATGATGCTTGAAGAGGAATTAGAAGAAGAacaaagggaagaagaagaagaaatggaagaagaaaataaagaagggAGAATTGGCCCTGACGCATCTCTACCACGCCCATCCGATGTGAATGAAGGGCCTTTAAGATAA